The Terriglobales bacterium DNA window CGGCAGCATGTCGGCCAAGTGATGGAGTTTACTCACGTGAGCATTCGCCATCGCGCTAAACACCACTAGTTGGCAGAAAGCATCAATCCCGAATCCCAAAGCAAATCCGAACACCCGGTTCCGTTTGGAGACCCCCAAGTGCTGAGAACCGATGAACAGAAACATCAGGAGGGCGCATTCCATCACTCGAACAATGCGCTCAAAATCATAAACACCCAAAGTGAGCCAAGTGAGCTTGACTCCTTGGATCGAAGGTATTGAGGCAAAGACCAAGAAACCGATGAAGAAGATCGAGGCTGCAGCCCACTTGAACACGACTTTAGCGAGGTCCTGGAGGCCGGCGAAGGGCCTAAAAGCTGCGCAGAAGAGCTCGTAAAGCACGGCAATCATGAACACGTCCTGCATGGCGGTTCCGACCCAGTATGCAGAGTAGTAGGTCCAGGACTGCGGAGACGAATAGTGATAGCACAGGAACAGGACGCCAGCCTTAATCGTGATAAAGACGAAGAAGGAGGCTAGAAACTTGAACTGCGACAATAAGTTACGTTTAAAGAGAAGGAAAACGCAAAGCAATTGAAGAATTGGAGAGGCGATCCAGATCAGCTCGGACTGCAGCGAAAGGGCGGGCATAGTTCACCTATTCGCGAGGAGAATAGCCCTTAACCCGCCCTATATCAAGGCAAAATATTGAACCATAGTAACCTTTACTACCCGGTTACTAGTTGATTGCGCAGACTCCCGGAGGGCAAGCAGGAACCGGTTCGCAGCCCGCTCCGAGCAGGTTCTTCGAGCTCGAGGTTGCGGCAGAGGCCACAGCGGCGGCCATAACGATGGTAGCGAACAGCAGACGGAGCGACTTCTTCATGGGATTCCCCCTAAATAATGCTTAGTAACGCCGTTACCAACGTAATTCAGTAACTGGTTACTTTGGTGACTGGACAATATCAAGAGGTACCGAATTTGAAAACAATTATTTCTGTGGAAAGCTGTGGAAAACAGTTGATCGGATAAGCTCCTGACGAATCTGGAGTCAAAGCATTTTTGCAAGTCACGATCGAGAAGCTGGGCAACTCAGACGCTTATTGTGTGCGGTCGTGCGCGACCTGAACCGCGGTCGCCCAAAGCAACCATTTTGTGCTAAAATCGAAGTGTCTCAAAAGGCGATAAATCCCTGAATAATCAACTGTTTTGGTCGCTTTCCGCGCTCAGTCCGCAGTGATTTGCAGGGCAATTCCTGTCCTAGAATTCCGAGTGGGGTCCCCCGTTTGAAAGAAACAGCAGCAGTCAGGACGCAAGTGGAACAAAAGCTGAATATCGAGAAGGAGCCGAAGCCAAAAAAGGCCAATGGCAGCACCAACGGCGAGTACACGGCCGAAAGCATTAAGGCTCTGGAAGGCCTGGAGGCGGTGCGCCTCCGCCCGGCCATGTACATCGGTTCGACGGGCGAGATGGGCTTGCATCACCTTGTGTACGAAGTAGTGGACAACTCTGTTGACGAAGCTCTCGCCGGGCACGCCGACCGCATCGACGTCACGATCCATATCGACAATTCGATTACCGTAATCGACAACGGACGCGGTATTCCGGTCGATGACATGGAGTATCACGGCGAGAAACTTCCTGCGGCGCAGGTGGTTCTGACCGTGCTGCACGCAGGCGGAAAGTTCGATTCGTCAACCTACAAAGTTTCAGGCGGACTGCACGGTGTAGGTGTGAGTTGTGTGAACGCACTCTCGCATCAGCTCGATCTCGAAATTTGGCGCGATGGATTTGTGTGGGAACAGAGCTACGCAAAAGGCATACCTGCTTCGAAGTTCAAGAAGACGGGCACTACGAAAAAACGTGGCACAAAGGTTCATTTCCTGCCCGACAAAGAGATATTCACGACCATCGAGTACAACTACGACACGCTCGCGCAGCGTCTGCGTGAGCTCGCGTTTCTCAACAAAGGCTTGACGATCACTCTTACTGACGAGCGCGCCACCGACAGCAAGACGGGCGAAGCCAAGCACGCGGAATTCAAGTACACAGGCGGCATCGCTGAATTCGTAAAGCACCTCAATCGCGGCAAGACCGTGCTTCATGACAAGCCGATCTACATGGAAGCCGAGCGCGACGGAGTGGGCATGGAAATCGCCGTTCAGTACAACGACGGCTACTCCGAGTCGGTGTTCTCGTTCGCCAACAACATCAACACCGTCGATGGCGGAACACATCTTTCCGGATTCCGCACCTCTCTCACACGTACGATCAACTACGCAGGCCAGCAGCTCGGACTGTTCAAGGACTTGAAAGAGAATCTCTCCGGAGATGATGTTCGCGAAGGTCTGGTCGCAGTAGTGAGCGTGAAGCTGCCGCAACCGCAATTTGAAGGGCAGACCAAAGGCAAGTTGAACTCCGACATCGCAGGCATCGTCCAAGCGTTCATCAATGAACGTCTGGGCGCGTTCCTGGAGCAGAACCCAGCCGTCGCGCGCCGAATCATCAATAAAGCTATCGAGGCGGCGCGCGCTCGCGAAGCAGCTCGGAAGGCTCGCGATCTGACGCGACGCAAAGGCGCGCTCGATGGCGGAGGTCTGCCGGGCAAGCTCGCCGACTGCTCCGAGCGCAGCGCCGATCGTTGTGAAATCTATCTCGTCGAAGGCGAGTCGGCCGGCGGCACGGCGAAGCAGGGACGCGATCGGCGCTTCCAGGCGATCCTGCCGCTCAAGGGCAAGATCCTCAACGTCGAGAAAGCTCGCTATGACAAGATGCTCGGGCATGAAGAAATTCGCGCCATGATCACCGCGCTCGGATGCGGAATCGGGAAGGAAGACTTCGATCCGGCCAAGCTCCGTTACGGGAAAGTGATTCTCATGACCGACGCTGATGTGGATGGATCTCACATCCGCACGCTGCTGCTCACGTTCTTCTTCCGCCACATGACGGAGCTGATCAAGCGCGGACACGTGTACATCGCGCAGCCTCCGCTGTACCGTATCAAAAAGGGAAAATTCGAGCAGTACATCAAAGACGATCGCGAATTCGTGAAGGTAATGGTCCGTCGCGCAGCCGATGGGATGACGGTGCGCTATGGCGAAGGCGCCGCAAAACTCGAAGGACCTGAACTCACGAAGTTCACAACCAAGCTCAATGAGTATCTCGGCTTCTTCGAGAAGGTGAACAAGCATCTGCGCGAAGAACGCATCGCCGAGCTGCTGCCGAGGATCGACTTCACGGCCCGCACTGATTTTGAAGGTTCAGAAAAAGGCATTCCGCCGAAGGTGAAAGAGCTGGAGAAGCGCATCAAGAGCCTGCTCAAAGAACTCGGTTTGAAGTCAGTCGAGACTCGGCACGAAGAAGAACACAACACGTGGCTGGTCAGTTTCGTGGATTCGCAAGGCGCCGAACGCATTATCAACTGGGAACTCATCACCTCGCCTGAATACCGGCAGATGATCTCGAAGTACAAGCAGATCACCAACTACATGGAGCCGCCGTTTATCATCGAGCACGCAGCGCGTCCCGAAAAGGGAAAGACTGCGGAGGAAGAAGCAGAAACCTCGATTACGGAAGCCGAATCTGCGAAGCAGGAAAAGGGATCATCCAAGCGCAAAAGCACGGTCGAGCCCGTCGAGAAGAAGTCGCCAAAGGAGCTGTTTGAATACGTCCTAAGCCAGGGCAAGAAAGACTACGACGTGCAACGCTACAAGGGTCTTGGTGAAATGACCTCAACGCAGCTTTGGGAAACGACCATGAATCCCGAGGTGCGCAGCCTCATGCAGGTGAAGCTCGAGGATATTGCGGAAACCGAGACAATTTTTACCACGCTCATGGGCGAAGACGTTGAAGCCCGCCGCAAGTTCATCGAAGAGAACGCACTTGATGTGAAGAACCTGGATATCTGACGTTCAGGATGTAATCACCGGCACCCGGGTTCAACCCAGGTGCCGTTTTTCTTTGTACTCAATCTCTGTGAGCGTGAAGCTTTGGCCCGTGTTTCGCCAGCCCAGCGGCGCTAAATCTGCACCGTTCGCAACTGGATGACAGCCGACACGCGTCTCAAGTCATCCAGCGCGGCTTGCGTTACCGCCTGATCGGTTTGCACCACAGCCATAGCTTCGGCGCGCGCCGAAGCCGCTCCCGATGACGTGCTTGCAGCCGCACTGCTGGCGCTCGCTTCACTGCGTCCCAACGCGAAGTTAGCGATGTTGATCTGGTTTTTTCCCAAAACGGTTCCAACTTGTCCAATAACGCCGGGCACATCTCGATTGCGTAAAACGGTGAGATACCCCTCAAGCGGAGCCTCGACGCGGAATCCGTCCAGATCAAGTAATCGCGGGTAGCGCCCGTGCAGCAGAGCTGCACGGGCCCGATGCTCACCGTGCTGTGTGCGTATGTTCAGCGAGATGACATTTCCCGCGCTCAAGTCCTCTGGCTTCTTCTGCTCCTGCACCTGAACACCCCGCTCAGCGGCGACGGTATTGGCGTTCACCAAATTCACGCTGTCAATGCTGTGTTTAAGGGCGCCTTTGAGTGCGGAGTTGCGGAGGAGCGCGGTTTTCCATTCTGCGACCCGACCGTGATAGACGAGGTTGATGCTCTCGACATTGCCCTCGCTGAGTTGTCCCAAAAAGAGACCGAGTTTTTCAGCGAGATCGATATAAGGATGCATCTCGCGATACTCCTCATCGGAGAGCGAAGGCACGTTGACTGCGTTCTGGATGACTCCGCGCTTCAGATATTCCTTGACCTGCATCGCGATCTGTACGCCGACGAGTTCCTGCGCTTCGTTCGTTGATCCTGCGATGTGAGGCGTGGCGATCACGTTCGGAGCGGACAATAAAGCGTTCTCTTTCGGAGGCTCGTGAGAGAAGACATCAAGCGCAGCTCCGGCTACATGACCTGAGTTAAGCGCCTGAAGCAGTGCTGCATCATCGATTAACTCGCCGCGAGCGCAGTTCACAAGGCGAACACCTTTCTTCATCTTTGCGATCGATGCTGCATTGATCATGCCCGTCGTTTGTGGTGTGAGGCCGACATGCAGAGAAATGTAATCAGAGCTGCCGTAGAGCGAGTCGAGTCCGACGAGTTCAATCTCGAGATCGCGCGCGAGCTGCTGTGCGACGAAGGGATCATAGGCAAGGACTTTCATTCCAAAAACCTTCGCGCGTCGTGCGACTTCCACTCCCACCCGTCCGAGTCCAATGATGCCGAGTGTTTTGCCTTTGAGCTCGGTGCCTTGCAGCGACTTCTTTTCCCATTTTCCTGCTCGCGTCGTTTGGTCCGCTTTGGGAATGAAGCGCGCCAGAGAGATCATGAGTCCGATGGTGTGTTCGGCGACAGCAATAGCATTCGCGCCGGGTGTGTTCATCACGACGATGCCTTTGCGCGTGGCAGCCTCGGCATCGACGTTGTCGACGCCAACGCCGGCGCGGCCGATGACGCGCAGCTTTTGTGTAGAGTCGATCAGCTTCGCGTTGACATCAGTCGCGGAGCGAACGACGAGGGCGTCGGCATCGCGAACGGCGGTTGCAAGATCGCCCATCTGTTCGTGGGTGATGACTTCGAAATCCGGCTCATCACGGAAGACTTTGAGCGTAGCCGGAGAAACTTTTTCAGCTATAAGAATTTTCACGAGGACCTCAATATGTAGGCGATGAGAACATTGCCGGCCCGCTCGGCCGGGATTTCACTCTTGTCATTCCGAACGGATGCTCACGCGTGCTGTTGCGTGAGCAGGAGAGAGGAATCCCTATAAATTCGATAATTTTCTACTCAACACGATTCTCTAGGTGATAGGGATTCCTCACGCCAACAGCAGGCGTTCGGAATGACAAACCAAAGAAAAACACCCGGCCGAGGGCGGCTCCACGTTAGCTAGGCAGTGACGGCCAGGCTCGACGAACACACTTCCGATGTTCGTCCACACGAACAGCGCTGATCGGCTTCCAGCAATTGCGCCAGCGTAGTGCCTTTGCGCTTCGCATAGACCGCTTGCGCAGCTTTCAGTCCAACGCCCAGCAGATCGCGGCCGAGAATCGGTCCGAGCACATGTTCGAGGCCGCCGACCATGGCAATCGTATCCAGATAATCGAAAAAGCCGAGATGCGCGATACGGAAGAGCTGTCCCTTCATCTCGCCCTGGCCATTGGCGATCACACCACCGAATTGCTCCTTGAATCCTTTTACGACCTTTCCCGAATCGGTACCCTCAGGGGCGAGTACAGCGGTCACGGCTGCTGCGGGCGCGGTCGGCGCGAAGAGTTTCAGTCCGAATGCCTGGATGGCGGCACGCGTCATCTCTGAGACTACTTCGGCGTTGTGGATGAGCGCGTCCCGGCCAGCCGCGATATCGCCTCCTGCTCCAGCGGCGATGTAGTCGAGGGCTGCTCCAAGAGCGGCGATCAGCGCGACGGCCGGCGTATAGGCCGATTCGCCTGCGGAAGCGGACTTGCGCTCTTTTCGCAAATCGAAGTAATAACGCGGATTCTTGCTCGTCTCCATGCGCTTCCAAGCGCGCTCGCTCACTGCGCAGTAGGCCAAGCCGGGAGGAATCATGACGGCCTTCTGCGATCCCCCAATGATTACGTCAATACCCCAGCCATCGACATCGAAATGCGTGGTGCCGAGTCCCGTAATGGCATCTACCACGAGAAGCGCATCAGTCTCTTTGGTGAGTGCAGCGATGCTCTGCACGCAGTGACGCGCACCCGTGGAGGTCTCCGTCGCTTGCATGAAGACGGCCTTTACATCAGGCTTGAGGCGCGCACGGACTTCTTCGATTGAGAACGTCTGGCCGTATGGCGCGGTGAGCGTATCCACCTGGCAGCCGAAAGCTTTGCCCAGGCTGGTCCAGCGCTCGCCAAATTTGCCGGCGCTGAGTACGAGAATGCGATCGCCGGGCGAGGTGAGGTTCGAGACCGCAGCTTCCATCGCGCCTGTGCCGGACGAGGCGAGAATGATGACGTCGTTCTTGGTTCCGACGAAGTCTTTCAGCTGCGAGAGCACGCGCTGATATAACGCGCGAAATTCCGCGGTGCGGTGATGAACGTCGGCGGCAGCCATGGCGAATTGTGCCGCCGGCAGCAACGGAGTAGGACCGGGCGTAAAAAGACGAACCTTTTTTAACATGTCTTTTATTCTAAGTTGAGCGGCTCCCCATTTGTGATGCGCGAAACGAAGTTTTGCGCCTTGACCATCAAAAATTCTTCTACTTCGTATTATTGAAGCTGATAAACCAGTGCTGGGGCCTCTTCGACCTCGCTCCAGCGCATCTGTTGTGCTTTACGTCTGCGCGGCGAATGCACTTTGCCTTCCTCAAATCGGGAGTGCTGATAGCGCTGATCGCGCATACGCTGATCGGCATCTCGCTGGTTTGGGACAAGGTGCTGCTCAAACGGCCTGAGACGAAGAACCTGGTGAACTATGTCTTTTGGCTGGGCGCGATCAGCATCTTTGGCCTGGTGCTGATCCCGTTCGGATTCAAGATGCCCCACATCTCTGTTGCGGGACTTGGATTCATCACAGGCATTCTGCATTTGATCGCGGTTTACTTCTATTACGACGCCCTGAAACGCGGAGAAGCCAGCGAGTCGCTGGCCGCTATCGGCGGCTTCAGTCCTGTTGCTACTGCCGTCATCGGCTATTTCCTCCTCAGTCAACCATTCGCGGGAGGAAAAGTCATCGCATTTGGTTTGCTCACTGCAGGCGGATTTCTCATGTTCCTCGCCGAGGAGATGAACTTTCGCCGGATGATTGTTCCCATGGCCCTCTCCTCTGGATTGTTTGGCCTCGTTAACGTCCTGCAGAGAATCGTTTTCAAAGAAACAAACTTCGTTACTGGATACGTGTTTTTCACTCTCGGGACCTGTGTAGCAGCGTTCGCGCTGCTGATTCGCCCGAAGTGGCGAATTCAAATATTCAAGCACTCCGAAGAAGCGACCCCACGCAGCAAATTCTGGTACTTCGTGAATCGCTTCATCGATGGAGTGGGATCGTTTCTCGTCTTTTACGCCATCAGCCTCACGCATCCGGCGATTGTGGACGCGATCTCCGGCGTACGCTTCGCGATCATCTTCATAGGCGCGCTGCTGCTCACCAAGTTGCGACCACAATGGCTCTCTGAGGACTTCTCCGGCCGCACGCTGCTGGTCAAAACTCTGGCGACTGCCAGCATCGTCACGGGAATGGTTTGGCTTTCGACCCATGGCGGACATCAAGAAGCGGGAACAGGAACTGCTCAGCTAAGGACGACACCGCACATTGCACTTTCGTGTGGGGCGCCGACGCGAATTCCTGATTCTGTTTCGCCGAATCCAGTGCTACTATCGCTCACCAACTCAGGACACAACTGATCGGCAGCCTGATCGCGGAGTTCTGTTGTGCGGCTCGCGATTTTGCTGCGCGCGCGCTCAGGATCTGACAACCTGCGAGTGCGCGCTGCCACCCAATCGAGTAAGTGTTCGTTCGAGTTGCCGGGAGCAGATTTGCATGCCGATGCGCGTGAGCTGTTTAGTGTCTTGTCTTCTGATAAGCGGCCTCGGCTTCGCACAATCGTCAGCTTCGGCTACTCCCATGCGATCCTCGATACAAGAACGTCTTATTTATTCGTCTCACGAGCGCCTGCAATGGGAGGCAGCTCAGATGTGGAACGCACCACCCGTTCCTGCTGCAACCGAACCCGCCCATCATTCAATTCATCTCCAACAACCTCCGCTTACACCTCCGCGAATTCGGCGGGAATGGCTGCGACCGTCGCCAGAAGCAGAGACTCCAGAGACAAATCCCGACCTCACTGATATGGTCGGGAGTTCTTCGTACTTGCAAAAGAAAACGCGGTGAGCCTGAACTCCCTGTGACGATCAGAGATGTCGAACTGGGTTCGGCGCACTCAACCTCCTGAAATCTGGCGTTCGACCTCGAATGCTATGCGCGCAGCTTCGATTTGGTGATCCAGCGAGATCGGCCACTCGGCCTGATTGCGAAGAGTCTGGGCTAATGCTTCCATTTCTTCAACATGGCCCTTCTGCTGCGTGAGAGACGTCCACCCGCGCTGCTTACTACCGACAATCGTCAGAGACTTGTAGTCAATCATCGACATCACCTTGCCGTCGCAGAAGATCTCCATGCTCTCCTTGGGGTGAGACTTGCTGCCCAAAGCCGTGTACGTGAGCGTGCACACGGAGCCGTCTTCATAGGAGATTGTTGCGACGAAGTTCTCGTTCTTGAAGTACTGCTTGCCCCGCGGCGCGATTGATGTTGCCTGAATTGCTCTGACTCTGCTTCCTGTAAGGAAATTGAATAAGTCATAGATGTGACAAGCCTCGCCAAGATTGCGCCCTCCACCTTCACTCGAATGCGCCCAGTGGTCTGGGGGAAGATACCCGGCATTCATGCGATAGTTCAGCATCATCGGCGCGACCCGGGTTTGCAGGATTTCGTGTGTTCGCTTCATTGCCGGTGAAAATCGGCGGTTGTATCCAGTCATCAACAATGGAGCATTGGTCGTCGTTTCGTAGAAAACGCGCAGTTGGTCGAGGTCGGCTGGATCGAGCGTCAGCGGCTTTTCGACAAACAGATCTTTGCCGGCGTTGAGGGCACTCAAAACCATACTGCCGTGAAGATCGTGACGGGTAGCGATGATTACGAGATCAATCGCTGCGTCCGACAGCAACTGGTCAAAATCGGTGGTCGCGTATGCGGCGCCGAACTGATCGGCGATTGCGCGTGCGTTTGCTCCGGTACGACTGAGCACAGCATGAAGCTCAAACCGATCCTTCAGTCGCGCGAGGTTGGGCAGGTGCATCGTCGCGGCAAAGTTCCCGGCTCCCGCAATGCCGACTCTGATCTTTCCCTCGCTGGCGGTTCGCGCCCTCAAGGAGATGGTGTGAGCAGGACGAGTCTCCCGCTCGGGATATTCGAGAAGAACGATCAGCGACCTTTCTTCTCCGCGCTTCAGGGCTTCGTAAGCTTGCGGCGCTTCGTCAATCGAGTACTTGCTGATTCCCAAAGTGGGAATCGAGATCTGCCCCTTCGCAAGCAAGCCCAAGTAGGCTTCCATGTTGCGGTTCTCTGTCCAGCGGACCCAGGGCAGCGGATAGTCCTGACCGCCTTCTTCGTAAGTAGCGTCATAGCGTCCCGGTCCGTAGGAGCACGAAATCAGGAAATCGAGCTCTTTCTTGTAAAAATCGGAGCGCTTAAGATCGAGACCGACATCGCCCACCAACACCACCCTGCCTTTTTTTCGGCAAACCTGCATCGCTTCGCTGACGATCGAGCTGCCCGAACTGGCAGCGGTGATGATCGCAGCGTCGGCGCCGAAGCCATCCGTAAGCCGGTGCACCTGTTCGACGAAGTCGTCCGCCGTTGGATCGGCGCTGAAATCCATGCCGTTCTCAACGGCGATCTTTACTCGCTCAGCATTGATGTCCATTCCGATCACGCGGCAGCCATTCAAGCGCAACAACTGAGCTGTCAACTGCCCGAGCGCTCCGAGTCCAATTACGGCGATCGTCTCTCCCAAAGTGGGATTCGCCCGGCGCACGCCTTGAAGCGCGATAGCGCCAAGGGTTACGGTCGACGCGACCTCAGTACTCACGCCTGAAGGAATCTTGGCGCACAAATTTACGGGAACATCGATAAACTCCGCATGATTTGCGATTCCGCCTCCGGCACAGGCCACCAAATCTCCAACCGAAAAGGCTGAGAGCTCCGACCCGATGCCAATTACTTCACCGGCTGCGGAGTAGCCGGTCGGAAGTCCGGCATTCAGCATCCCCAGAACGCGATCGAGCGTTCGCTTTACGCCCTGGTCGCGCATGATTTCGAACACTCGTTTTGCGTGCTCCCGCTGCTTCAAAGCTCGGCGATACAGCGGCAGCCCAGAGTTGTTCACTCCGGCGATCTCGGTACCTGCGCTGACACACGAGTGGTGGATGCGCACAAGAACGTTCTTTGGGCTTACTTGTGGCGCCGGGACTTTCTGGATTATCACCGCTCCGGCTTTGACGAGCGCCTGTTTCATTGCGACTTCAGCCTACAACTCGTTCCCGAAAGTTGATGAAATCTCATTTGATCTCATCCGATCTGTGGCTAATCTCATTCAGATCTCATCAAGTCCTGATGAGATATCTCATCCTGGAGCTTGTGATATCCCGGAAGAATCTCATTAATTCTCGAAAACGCGGGATTCTAAAAACGGTTCGCGGCCTTCGCTTAACTCTGCGGTGGCGCTCTCTGAAGATGAGCAGTTGTCGATACAGATAACCATAGCCAAGCCAAACAAAACATGAGAGTTGTGCGATTGTTCATCTCGATTCCGATCGCAAAGCTCTCGAATTGAACCACGGC harbors:
- a CDS encoding bi-domain-containing oxidoreductase, with translation MKQALVKAGAVIIQKVPAPQVSPKNVLVRIHHSCVSAGTEIAGVNNSGLPLYRRALKQREHAKRVFEIMRDQGVKRTLDRVLGMLNAGLPTGYSAAGEVIGIGSELSAFSVGDLVACAGGGIANHAEFIDVPVNLCAKIPSGVSTEVASTVTLGAIALQGVRRANPTLGETIAVIGLGALGQLTAQLLRLNGCRVIGMDINAERVKIAVENGMDFSADPTADDFVEQVHRLTDGFGADAAIITAASSGSSIVSEAMQVCRKKGRVVLVGDVGLDLKRSDFYKKELDFLISCSYGPGRYDATYEEGGQDYPLPWVRWTENRNMEAYLGLLAKGQISIPTLGISKYSIDEAPQAYEALKRGEERSLIVLLEYPERETRPAHTISLRARTASEGKIRVGIAGAGNFAATMHLPNLARLKDRFELHAVLSRTGANARAIADQFGAAYATTDFDQLLSDAAIDLVIIATRHDLHGSMVLSALNAGKDLFVEKPLTLDPADLDQLRVFYETTTNAPLLMTGYNRRFSPAMKRTHEILQTRVAPMMLNYRMNAGYLPPDHWAHSSEGGGRNLGEACHIYDLFNFLTGSRVRAIQATSIAPRGKQYFKNENFVATISYEDGSVCTLTYTALGSKSHPKESMEIFCDGKVMSMIDYKSLTIVGSKQRGWTSLTQQKGHVEEMEALAQTLRNQAEWPISLDHQIEAARIAFEVERQISGG
- a CDS encoding DMT family transporter, yielding MHFAFLKSGVLIALIAHTLIGISLVWDKVLLKRPETKNLVNYVFWLGAISIFGLVLIPFGFKMPHISVAGLGFITGILHLIAVYFYYDALKRGEASESLAAIGGFSPVATAVIGYFLLSQPFAGGKVIAFGLLTAGGFLMFLAEEMNFRRMIVPMALSSGLFGLVNVLQRIVFKETNFVTGYVFFTLGTCVAAFALLIRPKWRIQIFKHSEEATPRSKFWYFVNRFIDGVGSFLVFYAISLTHPAIVDAISGVRFAIIFIGALLLTKLRPQWLSEDFSGRTLLVKTLATASIVTGMVWLSTHGGHQEAGTGTAQLRTTPHIALSCGAPTRIPDSVSPNPVLLSLTNSGHN
- the serA gene encoding phosphoglycerate dehydrogenase; its protein translation is MKILIAEKVSPATLKVFRDEPDFEVITHEQMGDLATAVRDADALVVRSATDVNAKLIDSTQKLRVIGRAGVGVDNVDAEAATRKGIVVMNTPGANAIAVAEHTIGLMISLARFIPKADQTTRAGKWEKKSLQGTELKGKTLGIIGLGRVGVEVARRAKVFGMKVLAYDPFVAQQLARDLEIELVGLDSLYGSSDYISLHVGLTPQTTGMINAASIAKMKKGVRLVNCARGELIDDAALLQALNSGHVAGAALDVFSHEPPKENALLSAPNVIATPHIAGSTNEAQELVGVQIAMQVKEYLKRGVIQNAVNVPSLSDEEYREMHPYIDLAEKLGLFLGQLSEGNVESINLVYHGRVAEWKTALLRNSALKGALKHSIDSVNLVNANTVAAERGVQVQEQKKPEDLSAGNVISLNIRTQHGEHRARAALLHGRYPRLLDLDGFRVEAPLEGYLTVLRNRDVPGVIGQVGTVLGKNQINIANFALGRSEASASSAAASTSSGAASARAEAMAVVQTDQAVTQAALDDLRRVSAVIQLRTVQI
- a CDS encoding alanine--glyoxylate aminotransferase family protein — translated: MLKKVRLFTPGPTPLLPAAQFAMAAADVHHRTAEFRALYQRVLSQLKDFVGTKNDVIILASSGTGAMEAAVSNLTSPGDRILVLSAGKFGERWTSLGKAFGCQVDTLTAPYGQTFSIEEVRARLKPDVKAVFMQATETSTGARHCVQSIAALTKETDALLVVDAITGLGTTHFDVDGWGIDVIIGGSQKAVMIPPGLAYCAVSERAWKRMETSKNPRYYFDLRKERKSASAGESAYTPAVALIAALGAALDYIAAGAGGDIAAGRDALIHNAEVVSEMTRAAIQAFGLKLFAPTAPAAAVTAVLAPEGTDSGKVVKGFKEQFGGVIANGQGEMKGQLFRIAHLGFFDYLDTIAMVGGLEHVLGPILGRDLLGVGLKAAQAVYAKRKGTTLAQLLEADQRCSCGRTSEVCSSSLAVTA
- the gyrB gene encoding DNA topoisomerase (ATP-hydrolyzing) subunit B; this translates as MNIEKEPKPKKANGSTNGEYTAESIKALEGLEAVRLRPAMYIGSTGEMGLHHLVYEVVDNSVDEALAGHADRIDVTIHIDNSITVIDNGRGIPVDDMEYHGEKLPAAQVVLTVLHAGGKFDSSTYKVSGGLHGVGVSCVNALSHQLDLEIWRDGFVWEQSYAKGIPASKFKKTGTTKKRGTKVHFLPDKEIFTTIEYNYDTLAQRLRELAFLNKGLTITLTDERATDSKTGEAKHAEFKYTGGIAEFVKHLNRGKTVLHDKPIYMEAERDGVGMEIAVQYNDGYSESVFSFANNINTVDGGTHLSGFRTSLTRTINYAGQQLGLFKDLKENLSGDDVREGLVAVVSVKLPQPQFEGQTKGKLNSDIAGIVQAFINERLGAFLEQNPAVARRIINKAIEAARAREAARKARDLTRRKGALDGGGLPGKLADCSERSADRCEIYLVEGESAGGTAKQGRDRRFQAILPLKGKILNVEKARYDKMLGHEEIRAMITALGCGIGKEDFDPAKLRYGKVILMTDADVDGSHIRTLLLTFFFRHMTELIKRGHVYIAQPPLYRIKKGKFEQYIKDDREFVKVMVRRAADGMTVRYGEGAAKLEGPELTKFTTKLNEYLGFFEKVNKHLREERIAELLPRIDFTARTDFEGSEKGIPPKVKELEKRIKSLLKELGLKSVETRHEEEHNTWLVSFVDSQGAERIINWELITSPEYRQMISKYKQITNYMEPPFIIEHAARPEKGKTAEEEAETSITEAESAKQEKGSSKRKSTVEPVEKKSPKELFEYVLSQGKKDYDVQRYKGLGEMTSTQLWETTMNPEVRSLMQVKLEDIAETETIFTTLMGEDVEARRKFIEENALDVKNLDI